The DNA region CCAAGGCTGCGACGCCAAGTGTGGCTAAGAAAGGCATCAGGCCAGCGTTTAGCTTATGCAACTTCTTGGTGGGAAGCCAGCCATGTCGATGAATATTTACAAAACCGCTCTTTGCCTATTTGGGCCAGTCTAGCTCGCTTGCGAACTGAGTTGTATCGAGATGTGCAAGGGCTATACTACGGTCACTCTGCCGCACTAGAAACTGCATTTGGGCAAAAAGGGCCATTTTGGGGCCGGCACTATTTATTCTGGCATCACGGCAAGCCCCTGACCCTCATTTATGAGGTATTTTCTCCCTATTTGACCAAATATCTAGGGCCGATGGGGAATTCTAAGTGCTGAGTCCTGAGTGCTGAGTGCTGAGTGGAGTTTTCAGTCCTGAGTCCTAAGTGGGAGAGAGAGTGGGAGAGTGGGAAAAATACACTTCATTTCTTATCTCTCATCCTTCCTCCCTCAAAAACACTCAGGACTGAGCACTCAGCACTTAGCACTGACAATTAAACGGTGCCGGCTTTCTCTAAGATCAGCTTAGAGCGCTTAACCTGCTCAGGCACTGGCACAGGATAGTCGCCGGTGAAGCAGGCAGAACAGAAGCTGTTGGGGTCTTCCTTCGTTGTCTTCAGCATTCCTTCCCAACTGAGATAGGCAAGGGAATCTACCCCAATTTGCTCGGCAATTTCTGCAACCGTTTTTGTCGCCGCAATCAATTGATCTTGACTGTCGGTGTCAATGCCATAGAAGCAAGGGTGAGTCACCGGCGGTGATGAAATTCTCATGTGAACTTCTATTGCCCCAGCATCCCGCAAGGCTTTGACAATTTTGCGGCTGGTGGTGCCGCGAACAATCGAGTCATCCACAATAATTACTCGTTTGCCCTCTAAAACGTCTTTGAGAGGATTGAGTTTCATCTTAATGCCCGACTCCCGCATCATCTGAGTCGGTTGGATGAATGTACGCCCCACGTAGCGATTTTTAATCAAACCTTCGGCATAAGGAACCCCAGAAGCTTGGGAATAGCCAATTGCCGCCGGCACGCCTGAATCAGGCACCGCAATCACAATATCTGCATCTGCCGGTGATTCCATCGCCAATTGCCGGCCTATCCGCATCCGATAGCTATACAGCGTTTCGTCATGCATCAGGCTATCGGGACGAGCAAAGTAAATCATCTCGAAAATGCAGAGCTTGCGTTCTGGGCGCTTGCTCCAATGGAAGGAAGCTAATCCTTGCTCAGTAATCCAAACCAACTCTCCCGGTTCAACATCCCGTAAGTATTGGGCACCAATAATGTCTAACCCACAGGTTTCTGAGGCGAGAACGTAACGCTGGGGGCTTGTTTCCATGATGCCGATGACCAAGGGGCGAATGCCATTGGAATCGCGGACGCCCATCAAACCTGCCGGTGTGCCAATCGCCAAACTGAAGGCTCCTTCGCACAGGTGAAAAGCGCTGATTGCGCCTTCTAACCAGTCTTTGCCGGAGGTCACTTCATAAGCGATCGCATGGGCGATCATTTCTGAGTCTGTGGTGGTGATTAAGTTACAGTTGCGCTCCAGCAAATGCTCGCGCAGCTTTCCTGTGTTGACAAGATTCCCATTATGTGCTAGAGCCAGGGGGCCAAGGCGAGTTTCCACAACTGCCGGCTGAGCGTTCACCACGCGACTTGAGCCGGTGGTTGAGTAGCGTGTGTGACCCACCGCTAAGTCTCCCGGCATCTCGTTCAAGATGGATTCATTAAAAACTTGGGAAACCAACCCCATATCTTTATGTAAATGCACCTTGCCTTTGAATTGGGATGATGAGGTACTTTGCCCCTCATTTCCATCCGTCAAACCCTCAAAGGTAGCAATCCCTGCGGATTCTTGACCTCGGTGCTGTAAGGCATAAAGACCAAAGTAGGTCAGCTTAGCAACATCTTGACCAGGAGCGTAGACGCCAAAAACACCACAGGCTTCTTCTGGCTTATCCGGTCGGGGTGAAACTTGCTCGGTTGCATTTGAAGTATTTGCCGGCAAATCATTGGATTGTGCCGACTGTACCTCAGAGGAGAGGGTTCTATTGGGGATCATGCTTCAGCTCCGCTCGTGAACGGGATGGGGGAGAGTGGATGGGGTAGAGAGATGGAGATGGAATTAGCCGCGCTAAACACCGGCATAAAAGAA from Microcoleus sp. FACHB-68 includes:
- a CDS encoding chorismate lyase encodes the protein MWQGGENSVQQGLPHAQLAPAWQILLLGDGSPTRHLQLLTTEPTEVDVIDMSLIGMDNDGAPDLIQAVPGPRLRRQVWLRKASGQRLAYATSWWEASHVDEYLQNRSLPIWASLARLRTELYRDVQGLYYGHSAALETAFGQKGPFWGRHYLFWHHGKPLTLIYEVFSPYLTKYLGPMGNSKC
- the purF gene encoding amidophosphoribosyltransferase, which codes for MIPNRTLSSEVQSAQSNDLPANTSNATEQVSPRPDKPEEACGVFGVYAPGQDVAKLTYFGLYALQHRGQESAGIATFEGLTDGNEGQSTSSSQFKGKVHLHKDMGLVSQVFNESILNEMPGDLAVGHTRYSTTGSSRVVNAQPAVVETRLGPLALAHNGNLVNTGKLREHLLERNCNLITTTDSEMIAHAIAYEVTSGKDWLEGAISAFHLCEGAFSLAIGTPAGLMGVRDSNGIRPLVIGIMETSPQRYVLASETCGLDIIGAQYLRDVEPGELVWITEQGLASFHWSKRPERKLCIFEMIYFARPDSLMHDETLYSYRMRIGRQLAMESPADADIVIAVPDSGVPAAIGYSQASGVPYAEGLIKNRYVGRTFIQPTQMMRESGIKMKLNPLKDVLEGKRVIIVDDSIVRGTTSRKIVKALRDAGAIEVHMRISSPPVTHPCFYGIDTDSQDQLIAATKTVAEIAEQIGVDSLAYLSWEGMLKTTKEDPNSFCSACFTGDYPVPVPEQVKRSKLILEKAGTV